Proteins encoded together in one Micromonospora kangleipakensis window:
- a CDS encoding RNA-binding protein, whose translation MPSPASRPDMALRPALEHLVKGIVDHPDDVRVRMVDSRRGKRLEVRVHPEDLGTVIGRSGRTAKALRQVIGSVGGRGVRVDIVDSY comes from the coding sequence GTGCCGAGTCCGGCGAGCAGGCCTGACATGGCACTGCGTCCCGCCCTGGAGCACCTGGTCAAGGGGATCGTCGACCACCCGGACGACGTCCGGGTGCGGATGGTCGATTCCCGTCGGGGCAAGCGCCTCGAGGTCCGCGTGCACCCCGAGGACCTGGGCACGGTGATCGGGCGGTCCGGCCGGACCGCCAAGGCGCTGCGCCAGGTGATCGGCTCCGTCGGTGGGCGTGGGGTACGCGTCGACATCGTCGACTCGTACTGA
- the rpsP gene encoding 30S ribosomal protein S16, whose amino-acid sequence MAVKIRLLRMGKIRNPQYRIVVADSRTKRDGRAIEFVGVYQPKEDPSVIEVKSERVQYWLSVGAQPSEAVQRLLELTGDWQKYKGLPAPPPLKVAPERADRQAAYEAEAKAAAGLAPETPAKPAKKAAKAEAPKAEAPKAEAPKAEAPKAEAPKAEAAPAEAAAPKAEEQTGAESGEQA is encoded by the coding sequence GTGGCCGTAAAGATCCGGCTCCTGCGGATGGGCAAGATCCGCAACCCGCAGTACCGCATCGTCGTCGCCGACTCGCGCACCAAGCGTGACGGTCGCGCGATCGAGTTCGTGGGCGTGTACCAGCCGAAGGAGGACCCTTCGGTGATCGAGGTCAAGTCGGAGCGGGTCCAGTACTGGCTCTCCGTCGGCGCGCAGCCGAGCGAGGCGGTGCAGCGCCTGCTTGAGCTCACCGGCGACTGGCAGAAGTACAAGGGCCTGCCGGCCCCGCCGCCGCTGAAGGTCGCCCCGGAGCGGGCCGACCGCCAGGCGGCGTACGAGGCCGAGGCGAAGGCCGCTGCCGGCCTGGCTCCGGAGACCCCGGCCAAGCCGGCCAAGAAGGCCGCCAAGGCGGAGGCCCCGAAGGCGGAGGCCCCGAAGGCGGAGGCCCCGAAGGCGGAGGCGCCGAAGGCGGAGGCCCCGAAGGCGGAGGCCGCCCCGGCCGAGGCCGCGGCGCCGAAGGCCGAGGAGCAGACCGGTGCCGAGTCCGGCGAGCAGGCCTGA
- the ffh gene encoding signal recognition particle protein, with amino-acid sequence MFDTLSDRLSGIFTKLRGKGRLTDADIDATAREIRMALLEADVALPVVKGFIANVKERARGAEVSQALNPAQMIIKIVNEELINILGGEGRRLQFAKHPPTVIMLAGLQGSGKTTLAGKLARWLKAQGHQPLLVAADLQRPNAVGQLQVLGGRAGVEVYAPEPGNGVGDPVQVARASIEHAKRAARDIVIVDTAGRLGIDAEMMQQAADIRDVVQPDEVIFVIDAMVGQDAVRTAEAFRDGVGITGVVLSKLDGDARGGAALSVREVTGQPILFASTGEKLEDFDVFHPDRMASRILGMGDVLTLIEQAEQAFDADQKEKMTAKLMGGEQFTLEDFLDQLIAVRRMGPIANVLAMMPGMGQMKDQLAELDDKHFDRVTAIIRSMTPAERTNPKIINGSRRARIASGSGVAVMDVNQLLNRFTDAQKMMKQMGGMMGLPGGGRRKATKSPKNKRKGTKGGGRPRTGAGAGLPGGFPGGMPQLPPGLDPGDLAGGQGLPPGFKLPKIDFNKLGKGDNRPR; translated from the coding sequence GTGTTTGACACCTTGAGTGACCGCCTGTCCGGGATCTTCACCAAGCTCCGCGGCAAGGGTCGGCTCACCGACGCCGACATCGACGCCACCGCGCGCGAGATCCGCATGGCGCTGCTGGAGGCCGACGTCGCCCTGCCGGTGGTCAAGGGCTTCATCGCGAACGTCAAGGAGCGGGCGCGGGGGGCCGAGGTCTCGCAGGCGCTCAACCCGGCGCAGATGATCATCAAGATCGTCAACGAGGAGCTGATCAACATCCTCGGCGGCGAGGGGCGGCGGCTCCAGTTCGCCAAGCACCCGCCGACGGTGATCATGCTGGCGGGCCTCCAGGGTTCCGGTAAGACCACCCTCGCCGGCAAGCTGGCCCGCTGGCTCAAGGCCCAGGGCCACCAGCCGCTGCTGGTCGCCGCCGACCTCCAGCGCCCCAACGCCGTCGGGCAGCTCCAGGTGCTCGGTGGCCGCGCCGGCGTCGAGGTGTACGCCCCGGAGCCCGGCAACGGCGTCGGCGACCCGGTGCAGGTGGCCCGCGCCTCGATCGAGCACGCCAAGCGGGCCGCCCGGGACATCGTCATCGTGGACACCGCCGGCCGCCTCGGTATCGACGCCGAGATGATGCAGCAGGCCGCCGACATCCGCGACGTCGTCCAGCCCGACGAGGTCATCTTCGTCATCGACGCGATGGTCGGTCAGGACGCGGTGCGTACCGCCGAGGCCTTCCGCGACGGCGTCGGCATCACCGGTGTCGTCCTCTCCAAGCTCGACGGCGACGCGCGCGGTGGCGCCGCGCTGTCGGTCCGGGAGGTCACCGGCCAGCCGATCCTCTTCGCCTCCACCGGCGAGAAGCTGGAGGACTTCGACGTCTTCCACCCCGACCGGATGGCCAGCCGGATCCTCGGCATGGGCGACGTCCTCACTCTGATCGAGCAGGCCGAGCAGGCCTTCGACGCCGATCAGAAGGAGAAGATGACCGCCAAGCTGATGGGCGGCGAGCAGTTCACCCTGGAGGACTTCCTCGACCAGCTCATCGCGGTCCGCCGGATGGGCCCGATCGCCAACGTGCTGGCCATGATGCCCGGCATGGGGCAGATGAAGGACCAGCTCGCCGAGCTGGACGACAAGCACTTCGATCGGGTCACCGCGATCATCCGGTCGATGACCCCGGCCGAACGGACCAACCCGAAGATCATCAACGGCTCCCGCCGGGCCCGCATCGCCAGCGGCTCCGGGGTCGCCGTGATGGACGTCAACCAGCTGCTCAACCGCTTCACCGACGCGCAGAAGATGATGAAGCAGATGGGCGGCATGATGGGCCTGCCCGGCGGTGGCCGGCGCAAGGCGACCAAGTCGCCGAAGAACAAGCGCAAGGGCACCAAGGGCGGCGGGCGGCCGCGTACCGGGGCGGGCGCCGGGCTGCCGGGCGGCTTCCCGGGCGGCATGCCGCAGCTCCCGCCGGGGCTGGACCCGGGCGACCTGGCCGGCGGCCAGGGCCTGCCCCCGGGCTTCAAGCTTCCGAAGATCGACTTCAACAAGCTCGGCAAGGGCGACAACCGCCCCCGCTGA
- the proS gene encoding proline--tRNA ligase, with product MARVLTPRAEDFPRWYQDLIAKAKLADNGPVRGTMVIRPAGYAIWERMQAEMDARIKAAGAENAYFPLFIPESYLKREAQHVEGFSPELAVVTHGGGKQLAEPVVVRPTSETVIGEFMAKWIDSYRDLPLLLNQWANVVRWELRPRIFLRTSEFLWQEGHTAHATRSDARAYARRILHEAYEDLMVNVLGIPVVVGLKTARERFAGATATYTCEGMMGDGKALQLGTSHELGQNFAKAFDISYSSAEGGREHAWTTSWGTSTRMLGGLIMCHGDDNGLRVPPKLAPVQAYVMVVKEGEGVGEAAAKLRDALRDAGVRVALDDRTDTPFGRRAVDAELRGYPVRVEVGPRDLAAGNAVVVRRTDGSKSPTPVADVVGAVLAALEADQRALHDQALAHRESRTVEVSTLAEAIDAAATGWAKVPWSAVGVKGEAEANGQGVTVRCLLRADGSVPDSEDESDLVAILARAY from the coding sequence ATGGCACGCGTGCTCACTCCCCGTGCGGAGGACTTTCCCCGCTGGTACCAGGACCTGATCGCCAAGGCGAAGCTGGCCGACAACGGCCCGGTCCGGGGGACCATGGTGATCCGACCGGCCGGCTACGCCATCTGGGAGCGGATGCAGGCCGAGATGGACGCCCGGATCAAGGCGGCCGGGGCGGAGAACGCGTACTTCCCGCTCTTCATCCCGGAGAGCTACCTCAAGCGCGAGGCCCAGCACGTCGAGGGCTTCTCGCCGGAGCTGGCCGTGGTCACCCACGGTGGCGGCAAGCAGCTCGCCGAGCCGGTGGTGGTGCGCCCCACCAGCGAGACGGTGATCGGCGAGTTCATGGCCAAGTGGATCGACTCGTACCGGGACCTGCCGCTGCTGCTCAACCAGTGGGCCAACGTGGTCCGCTGGGAGCTGCGCCCGCGGATCTTCCTGCGGACCAGTGAGTTCCTCTGGCAGGAGGGGCACACCGCGCACGCCACCCGCTCCGACGCCCGCGCCTACGCCCGGCGGATCCTGCACGAGGCGTACGAGGACCTGATGGTCAACGTGCTGGGCATCCCGGTGGTGGTCGGCCTGAAGACCGCCCGGGAGCGGTTCGCCGGCGCGACCGCCACGTACACCTGCGAAGGCATGATGGGCGACGGCAAGGCCCTCCAGCTCGGCACCAGCCACGAGCTGGGGCAGAACTTCGCCAAGGCGTTCGACATCAGCTACTCCTCGGCCGAGGGCGGCCGGGAGCACGCCTGGACCACCTCCTGGGGCACCTCCACCCGGATGCTCGGCGGTCTGATCATGTGCCACGGCGACGACAACGGCCTGCGGGTGCCGCCGAAGCTGGCGCCGGTCCAGGCGTACGTGATGGTGGTCAAGGAAGGCGAGGGCGTCGGCGAGGCGGCGGCCAAGCTCCGCGACGCGCTACGCGACGCCGGGGTCCGGGTCGCGCTCGACGACCGGACCGACACCCCGTTCGGCCGCCGGGCCGTCGACGCCGAGCTGCGCGGCTACCCGGTACGCGTCGAGGTCGGCCCCCGTGACCTGGCCGCCGGCAACGCGGTCGTGGTCCGGCGTACGGACGGCTCGAAGTCCCCGACGCCGGTGGCCGACGTGGTCGGCGCGGTCCTGGCCGCGCTGGAGGCCGACCAGCGGGCGCTGCACGACCAGGCCCTGGCCCACCGCGAGTCCCGCACCGTCGAGGTGTCGACGCTGGCCGAGGCGATCGACGCCGCGGCCACCGGCTGGGCCAAGGTGCCGTGGTCGGCGGTCGGCGTCAAGGGCGAGGCCGAGGCGAACGGCCAGGGCGTGACGGTCCGGTGCCTGCTCCGTGCCGACGGCTCGGTGCCGGACTCGGAGGACGAGTCGGACCTGGTCGCCATCCTCGCCCGCGCGTACTGA
- a CDS encoding ABC transporter permease, translated as MSRSFRAELAKLVRRPASWLLLAITLALSLIFTYVFPYASIAGGTVGPNSDRTLPMLLPDHLVGNSLGGLPFFLGAIVLILGVLTVGGEYGWGTWKTVLSQGPSRLEVYAGKLLALAAATLVVVLSVFVLGAVAAALIAVAESQPVSWPSAGDLLTGIGAGWLIATMWAMLGAVLAVALRSVALPVGLGLVWMLAVQNLLAAIAAPLLDWVAQVQKGLPGPNAGSLAATLGAPGDTPGVASAVGGGQAALVVTAYLVAFAALGGLLLQRRDIG; from the coding sequence ATGTCGCGTAGCTTCCGGGCCGAACTGGCCAAACTCGTCCGCCGGCCGGCGTCCTGGCTGCTGCTGGCCATCACGTTGGCGCTCTCCCTGATCTTCACCTACGTCTTCCCGTACGCGAGCATCGCCGGCGGGACCGTCGGCCCGAACAGCGACCGGACCCTGCCGATGCTGCTCCCGGACCACCTGGTCGGGAACTCGCTCGGCGGGCTGCCGTTCTTCCTCGGCGCGATCGTGCTGATCCTCGGCGTCCTCACCGTCGGCGGCGAGTACGGCTGGGGCACCTGGAAGACCGTCCTGTCCCAGGGCCCCTCCCGGCTGGAGGTGTACGCCGGCAAGCTGCTCGCCCTGGCGGCCGCCACGCTGGTCGTGGTGCTCTCCGTCTTCGTCCTCGGCGCGGTGGCCGCCGCGCTGATCGCCGTCGCCGAGTCGCAGCCGGTGTCCTGGCCGAGCGCCGGCGACCTGCTCACCGGGATCGGGGCGGGGTGGCTCATCGCGACGATGTGGGCCATGCTCGGTGCCGTGCTCGCCGTCGCGCTGCGGTCGGTGGCCCTGCCGGTCGGGCTGGGTCTGGTGTGGATGCTCGCGGTGCAGAACCTGCTCGCCGCGATCGCCGCGCCCCTGCTCGACTGGGTGGCCCAGGTGCAGAAGGGCCTGCCCGGCCCGAACGCGGGTTCGCTGGCGGCGACGCTCGGCGCGCCCGGGGACACCCCCGGCGTCGCGTCGGCCGTCGGCGGCGGCCAGGCGGCGCTGGTCGTCACCGCCTACCTGGTCGCCTTCGCGGCCCTGGGCGGGCTGCTGCTGCAGCGCCGGGACATCGGCTAG
- a CDS encoding sensor histidine kinase: MDRDRGIEWSDQIYDAVVALVLLGIGLVGTAPAGANEGIDTGRATYPLVAVAALALAVRRRWPLATLAVVTAATTAYLVLGYPYGPILFSFLVAVYTVAAYLPLRTGAVAGGVALAALLVHVVVGVRPPGLLGAMPAAAWVVVPFAVGTTVRLVRENAARGRVDEARRLADAERLRVAREVHDVVGHGLAAIHMQAEIALHLLARKPEQAEAALTAISRTSKEALDELRVTLTVVRRDEAADDRAPAPGLAQLPQLRDRLAGAGVPVTVEVTGEPRTLPVAVDLAAYRVVQESLTNVLRHAGPATATVRLRHTRTGVAIEVTDTGRGPAPGPRVGYGLAGMRERVTALGGTFTAGPAPGGGFRVSATLPVEEAQ, translated from the coding sequence GTGGACCGGGACCGCGGGATTGAGTGGAGCGACCAGATCTACGACGCCGTCGTCGCCCTGGTGCTGCTCGGGATCGGGCTGGTCGGCACCGCACCGGCCGGCGCCAACGAGGGGATCGACACCGGCCGGGCGACGTACCCGCTGGTGGCGGTGGCCGCGCTGGCGCTGGCGGTACGCCGGCGCTGGCCGCTGGCGACGCTGGCGGTGGTCACCGCGGCCACCACGGCGTACCTCGTGCTCGGCTATCCGTACGGGCCGATCCTGTTCTCGTTCCTCGTCGCGGTCTACACGGTCGCCGCGTACCTGCCGCTGCGCACCGGCGCGGTGGCCGGCGGGGTGGCGCTGGCGGCCCTGCTGGTGCACGTGGTGGTCGGGGTGCGCCCGCCTGGGCTGCTCGGCGCCATGCCGGCAGCCGCCTGGGTGGTCGTCCCGTTCGCGGTCGGCACCACGGTCCGGCTGGTCCGGGAGAACGCCGCGCGGGGCCGGGTCGACGAGGCGCGCCGGCTGGCCGACGCGGAGCGGCTGCGGGTCGCCCGGGAGGTGCACGACGTGGTCGGCCACGGCCTCGCCGCGATCCACATGCAGGCGGAGATCGCCCTGCACCTGCTGGCCCGCAAGCCCGAGCAGGCCGAGGCGGCGTTGACCGCGATCAGCCGCACCAGCAAGGAGGCCCTGGACGAGCTGCGGGTCACGCTCACCGTGGTCCGGCGGGACGAGGCGGCCGACGACCGGGCCCCGGCCCCCGGGCTGGCCCAGCTGCCGCAGCTGCGCGACCGGCTGGCCGGCGCTGGGGTGCCGGTCACCGTGGAGGTCACCGGGGAGCCCCGGACCCTGCCGGTCGCCGTCGACCTGGCCGCGTACCGGGTGGTGCAGGAGTCGTTGACCAACGTGCTGCGGCACGCCGGTCCGGCCACCGCCACCGTCCGGCTCCGCCACACCCGGACCGGGGTGGCGATCGAGGTGACCGACACCGGTCGGGGTCCGGCCCCCGGACCGCGGGTCGGCTACGGCCTGGCCGGCATGCGGGAACGGGTGACCGCGCTGGGCGGCACGTTCACCGCCGGCCCCGCACCGGGCGGCGGGTTCCGGGTGTCCGCGACCCTGCCCGTGGAGGAGGCTCAGTGA
- a CDS encoding DUF402 domain-containing protein, whose translation MHRNVRHGRIGWVRSARVVLDDDRGLLLWVARDSPVAHEVTEAGLGMRAMSFAEWITSSYRLARGRWNGPPVLKFLPTGAAHSVWWFRDAGGRFNNWYVNLEEPGVRWDDGPVAGVDMVDQDLDVVVRPDLSWEWKDEEEFLERLAFPDDYWVADEKAVRAEGERVIALAEAGAFPFDGTWCDFTPPDEWDIPDELPLGWDRPPVR comes from the coding sequence ATGCACCGGAACGTGCGGCACGGCCGGATCGGTTGGGTCCGGTCGGCCCGGGTGGTCCTCGACGACGACCGGGGTCTGCTGCTCTGGGTCGCCCGGGACTCGCCGGTGGCGCACGAGGTCACCGAGGCGGGACTGGGCATGCGGGCGATGTCGTTCGCCGAGTGGATCACGTCGTCCTACCGGCTGGCGCGGGGTCGGTGGAACGGGCCGCCGGTGCTGAAGTTCCTGCCCACCGGCGCGGCCCACTCGGTGTGGTGGTTCCGGGACGCCGGGGGCCGGTTCAACAACTGGTACGTCAACCTGGAGGAACCGGGCGTCCGCTGGGACGACGGCCCGGTGGCCGGCGTGGACATGGTCGACCAGGACCTGGACGTGGTGGTCCGGCCGGACCTGAGCTGGGAGTGGAAGGACGAGGAGGAGTTTCTCGAGCGCCTCGCCTTCCCCGACGACTACTGGGTGGCCGACGAGAAGGCGGTCCGGGCCGAGGGGGAGCGGGTCATCGCCCTCGCCGAGGCCGGCGCGTTCCCGTTCGACGGCACCTGGTGCGACTTCACCCCGCCCGACGAATGGGATATACCGGACGAACTGCCGCTTGGCTGGGACCGTCCGCCGGTCCGTTGA
- a CDS encoding amidohydrolase family protein translates to MALHVRGVLLPDDEVRDIWLDGDRVTFDPVPGAETIADGGFVLPGLTDAHCHIGIARGGAPITSLDQARELARTDRDAGVLAIRDAGSPYPYPELDDEPDLPRLARAGQHVAPPKRYLRDIGVEVGAAEVAATVAAQAAVGNGWVKLVGDWIDRGVGDLAPAWDADTMTAAVRAAHAAGVRAAVHTFSESAVEIMVRAGVDSVEHGTGLSLDLIDLMARQGTALVPTMINIRTFGGIAEQARARFPGYADHMLALRDRFPEVVRAAYEAGVPIYVGTDAGGGIDHGLAAEEMLLLHEQAGMSTLDVLAAASWGARAWLGFPGLVEGGLADLVVYPEDPRRDLRVVRTPSRIILRGQVIR, encoded by the coding sequence ATGGCTCTGCATGTGCGTGGTGTGCTCCTGCCGGACGACGAGGTCCGGGACATCTGGCTGGACGGCGACCGGGTGACCTTCGACCCGGTGCCCGGAGCGGAGACGATTGCCGACGGCGGCTTCGTGCTGCCGGGGTTGACCGACGCGCACTGCCACATCGGCATCGCCCGGGGCGGCGCCCCGATCACCTCCCTCGACCAGGCCCGCGAGCTGGCCCGCACCGACCGGGACGCCGGCGTGCTGGCCATCCGGGACGCCGGCTCCCCGTACCCGTACCCGGAGCTCGACGACGAGCCGGACCTGCCGCGACTGGCCCGCGCGGGCCAGCACGTCGCCCCGCCGAAGCGCTACCTGCGCGACATCGGCGTGGAGGTCGGCGCGGCCGAGGTGGCCGCGACGGTGGCCGCGCAGGCCGCCGTCGGCAACGGCTGGGTCAAGCTGGTCGGGGACTGGATCGACCGCGGCGTGGGCGACCTGGCGCCGGCCTGGGACGCGGACACCATGACCGCGGCCGTCCGGGCCGCGCACGCCGCCGGGGTACGCGCCGCGGTGCACACCTTCTCCGAGTCGGCCGTGGAGATCATGGTGCGGGCCGGGGTGGACTCGGTGGAGCACGGCACCGGGCTCAGCCTCGACCTGATCGACCTGATGGCCCGGCAGGGCACCGCCCTGGTCCCCACGATGATCAACATCCGGACCTTCGGCGGCATCGCCGAGCAGGCCCGCGCCAGGTTCCCCGGGTACGCCGACCACATGCTCGCCCTGCGCGACCGCTTCCCCGAGGTGGTCCGCGCCGCGTACGAGGCGGGCGTGCCGATCTACGTCGGCACCGACGCGGGCGGCGGGATCGACCACGGACTGGCCGCCGAGGAGATGCTGCTGCTGCACGAGCAGGCCGGCATGTCCACGCTGGACGTGCTCGCCGCCGCCTCCTGGGGCGCCCGCGCCTGGCTCGGCTTCCCCGGCCTGGTCGAGGGCGGCCTCGCCGACCTGGTCGTCTACCCGGAGGACCCGCGCCGCGACCTCCGCGTCGTCCGCACCCCGTCCCGCATCATCCTCCGCGGCCAGGTCATCCGCTGA
- a CDS encoding response regulator transcription factor — MITVVLADDQDLVRIGLRALVESEDDLAVVGEAADGLAAVETTRRERPDVVLMDVRMPGVDGIEATRRIVADPELAGTRVVVLTTFELDEYVFDALRYGASGFLTKDTRPAELLRAIRLVAEGEALLSPSVTRRVVREFATRPARVPRPHPRLGTLTDREREVVALVGEGLSNAEIAERLVVSPATARTHVSRAMVKLGARDRAQLVVFAYQSGLVVS, encoded by the coding sequence GTGATCACCGTGGTGCTCGCCGACGACCAGGACCTGGTCCGGATCGGGCTGCGCGCCCTCGTGGAGAGCGAGGACGACCTCGCCGTGGTGGGCGAGGCCGCCGACGGGCTGGCCGCGGTCGAGACGACCCGGCGGGAACGCCCCGACGTGGTGCTGATGGACGTCCGGATGCCCGGCGTGGACGGCATCGAGGCGACCCGGCGGATCGTCGCCGACCCCGAGCTGGCCGGCACCCGGGTGGTCGTGCTGACCACCTTCGAGCTGGACGAGTACGTCTTCGACGCGCTCCGGTACGGGGCCAGCGGCTTCCTCACCAAGGACACCCGGCCGGCGGAGCTGCTGCGGGCGATCCGGCTGGTCGCCGAGGGGGAGGCGCTGCTGTCGCCGTCGGTGACCCGGCGGGTGGTCCGCGAGTTCGCCACCCGGCCGGCCCGGGTGCCCCGACCGCACCCCCGGCTCGGCACGCTCACCGACCGGGAGCGGGAGGTGGTGGCGCTGGTCGGGGAGGGCCTGAGCAACGCGGAGATCGCCGAGCGGCTGGTGGTCAGCCCGGCCACCGCGCGTACCCACGTCAGCCGGGCCATGGTGAAGCTGGGCGCCCGGGACCGGGCCCAGCTGGTGGTCTTCGCGTACCAGTCGGGGCTGGTCGTTTCGTGA
- a CDS encoding ABC transporter ATP-binding protein, with amino-acid sequence MNLPVQTQGLTKRYGGLTAVRDLDLTVRAGEVYGFLGPNGAGKTTTLRMLLGLVRPTSGTVRLFGRAPGAGRLGGVGALIEGPAFYPYLSGRDNLRVLARYAGVGADRVALVLDLVDLTDRAGDRYAGYSLGMKQRLGVAAALLKDPRLLILDEPTNGLDPAGMADMRTLIRRLGAGGCTVLVSSHLLGEVEQVCDRVGVISRGRLIAEDSVAELRGAAGLRVLADPLDEAATRVGELVGPERVRVVDGGLELAVEPERAAWLNAELVGAGVAVRELRPRERDLEQVFFELIEKGTADVA; translated from the coding sequence ATGAACCTGCCAGTACAGACCCAGGGGCTCACCAAACGGTACGGCGGGCTGACCGCCGTGCGGGACCTCGACCTGACCGTCCGGGCCGGCGAGGTGTACGGCTTCCTCGGCCCGAACGGCGCCGGCAAGACCACCACGCTGCGGATGCTGCTCGGGCTGGTCCGCCCGACCTCCGGCACGGTACGGCTGTTCGGCCGGGCGCCCGGCGCCGGCCGGCTCGGCGGTGTCGGCGCGCTGATCGAGGGGCCGGCCTTCTACCCCTACCTCTCCGGCCGGGACAACCTGCGGGTGCTGGCCCGCTACGCCGGCGTCGGGGCCGACCGGGTCGCCCTGGTGCTGGACCTGGTCGACCTCACCGACCGGGCCGGCGACCGGTACGCCGGCTACTCGTTGGGCATGAAGCAGCGGCTCGGCGTGGCCGCCGCCCTGCTCAAGGACCCACGCCTGCTGATCCTGGACGAGCCGACCAACGGCCTCGACCCGGCCGGCATGGCGGACATGCGCACGCTGATCCGGCGCCTGGGCGCCGGCGGCTGCACGGTGCTGGTCTCCAGCCACCTGCTCGGCGAGGTCGAGCAGGTCTGCGACCGGGTCGGGGTGATCTCCCGGGGACGGCTGATCGCCGAGGACAGCGTCGCCGAGCTGCGCGGCGCGGCCGGCCTGCGGGTGCTCGCCGACCCGCTCGACGAGGCCGCCACCCGGGTCGGGGAGCTGGTCGGACCCGAGCGGGTCCGGGTGGTCGACGGCGGGTTGGAGCTGGCGGTGGAGCCGGAGCGGGCGGCGTGGCTCAACGCCGAGCTGGTCGGCGCCGGGGTGGCGGTCCGCGAGCTGCGGCCCCGCGAGCGGGACCTGGAGCAGGTGTTCTTTGAGCTCATCGAGAAGGGAACGGCCGATGTCGCGTAG
- the rimM gene encoding ribosome maturation factor RimM (Essential for efficient processing of 16S rRNA) yields the protein MLLVVGRIGKPHGIRGEVTVEVRTDEPEARFTPGSVLRTEPGVTPPANPAPGPGVPFRVPAELTIEAARWHQGRLLVAFEGVLERDVAEALRGTLLTVDSGDVAPPEDPEEFHDHQLVGLAVVTPAGERLGEVAGIDHAPSSDLLVLRRPEGRTALIPFVKAIVPEVDLAGGRVVVDPPAGLLDL from the coding sequence ATGCTTCTCGTCGTCGGCAGGATCGGCAAGCCGCACGGGATCCGCGGTGAGGTCACCGTGGAGGTGCGGACCGATGAGCCCGAAGCACGGTTCACCCCCGGTTCGGTGCTGCGCACCGAGCCGGGGGTGACACCCCCGGCCAATCCGGCGCCCGGTCCCGGTGTGCCGTTCCGGGTGCCCGCCGAGCTGACCATCGAGGCGGCGCGCTGGCACCAGGGCCGGCTGCTGGTGGCCTTCGAGGGGGTGCTGGAGCGGGACGTCGCCGAGGCGCTGCGTGGCACCCTGCTCACGGTGGACAGCGGCGACGTCGCCCCGCCGGAGGATCCCGAGGAGTTCCACGACCACCAACTGGTCGGCCTCGCCGTGGTCACCCCGGCCGGCGAGCGGCTGGGCGAGGTGGCCGGGATCGACCACGCGCCCTCCTCCGACCTGCTGGTGCTGCGTCGTCCCGAGGGCCGTACCGCGCTCATCCCGTTCGTCAAGGCGATCGTGCCCGAGGTCGACCTCGCCGGCGGTCGCGTCGTCGTCGACCCGCCGGCCGGTCTGCTCGATCTCTAG
- a CDS encoding TetR family transcriptional regulator, with protein MDEPRDSARQRLRDSIVDAARAQTVATGWDGVRMGGVASAAGVSRQTVYNEFGTKAGLAEALARREVDRFVSAVRAALREHGADVRAGAYAAIAHTLTEAAGNPLIKAILTSARGGSDELLPYLTTRSELVLAEASGALLEWASSHLPAADPARLAFAADTIVRLVVSHIVLPQAPPEQTARALADLALHLFLTSTTPTDRGR; from the coding sequence ATGGACGAACCCCGGGACTCGGCCCGCCAACGCCTCCGGGACAGCATCGTCGACGCCGCCCGCGCGCAGACCGTCGCGACCGGCTGGGACGGCGTGCGGATGGGTGGGGTGGCGAGCGCCGCCGGGGTGAGCCGGCAGACCGTCTACAACGAGTTCGGCACCAAGGCGGGGCTGGCCGAGGCGCTGGCCCGGCGGGAGGTCGACCGGTTCGTCTCGGCGGTCCGCGCGGCCCTGCGGGAGCACGGCGCCGACGTCCGGGCCGGCGCGTACGCGGCCATCGCGCACACCCTCACCGAGGCGGCCGGCAACCCGCTGATCAAGGCGATCCTGACCAGCGCCCGGGGCGGCTCGGACGAGCTGCTGCCCTACCTGACCACCCGCTCGGAGCTGGTGCTGGCCGAGGCCTCCGGGGCGCTGCTGGAGTGGGCGAGCAGCCACCTGCCGGCGGCGGACCCGGCCCGGCTGGCGTTCGCCGCCGACACGATCGTCCGCCTGGTGGTGAGCCACATCGTGCTCCCCCAGGCCCCGCCCGAACAGACCGCCCGCGCCCTGGCCGACCTGGCCCTGCACCTCTTCCTCACCTCGACCACCCCGACCGACCGCGGGCGTTGA